One window of Methanobacterium alkalithermotolerans genomic DNA carries:
- a CDS encoding uL15 family ribosomal protein: MIRRKRKINKMRGSRTVGGGCSKKRRGAGNRGGRGQAGGHKHHWSWIVKFDPQHFGKYGFKRPKSAVNDVNPVNVSYLDEKSEELLQKGMASSENDMIVIDVTELGFNKVLGQGKVTRALLIKSPQFSGSAEKKIQEAGGEALTL; this comes from the coding sequence ATGATTAGAAGAAAAAGGAAAATAAATAAAATGAGAGGCTCAAGAACTGTGGGCGGTGGCTGTTCTAAGAAGAGAAGAGGTGCCGGTAATCGCGGTGGAAGAGGACAGGCCGGAGGCCATAAACATCACTGGAGCTGGATAGTAAAATTCGATCCCCAGCATTTTGGAAAATACGGATTTAAAAGACCAAAAAGTGCTGTAAATGATGTTAATCCGGTTAATGTCAGTTATCTGGATGAAAAATCTGAAGAATTACTCCAAAAAGGCATGGCAAGTTCTGAAAATGATATGATTGTCATTGATGTAACTGAGTTAGGCTTTAATAAAGTTCTGGGTCAGGGTAAGGTTACCCGGGCTTTACTTATTAAATCCCCTCAATTTTCAGGATCTGCTGAAAAGAAAATCCAGGAAGCTGGTGGAGAAGCATTAACTCTCTAA
- the secY gene encoding preprotein translocase subunit SecY: protein MIEKLQPFFSILPQVKSPEHRIAFKEKLKWTAVILVLYFILAQIPLFGLSEFAVDQFASLRAVLAGSFGSILTLGIGPIVTASIVLQLLVGGKIIKLDLSKHEDKAVFQGTQKLLAIIFTLFEALVLVLTGAIAPQSPDFVWIIILQMTIGGILVIFLDEVISKWGFGSGVGLFIAAGVAQQIIVGSFNILPSPTTPGIPAGNIPAFIYSLTTGQPTFDLLIPVIAVIGVFLVVVYAESMRVEIPLSYGGVKGARGKYPLRFIYASNMPVILASALLLNVQLFANIFQRLGFPILGEISQGQAISGLAYYLTPPFGLDVIFTDPLRVAFYGIVFTGMCVLFAVLWVEISGIGPKKVAKQLHGMGMQMPGFRSSRGQFEKILKKYIPAITVLGGAFVGLLAFGADLTGALGGGTGVLLTVGIVYRLYEEIAQEQLMDMHPMLRKFLGD, encoded by the coding sequence TTGATTGAGAAACTACAGCCTTTCTTTTCAATTCTGCCTCAGGTTAAATCACCTGAACACAGGATTGCATTTAAAGAAAAATTAAAATGGACCGCGGTTATACTGGTTTTATATTTTATCCTGGCTCAAATACCCTTATTTGGACTCAGTGAATTTGCAGTTGACCAGTTTGCATCTCTAAGAGCAGTTTTAGCAGGTAGCTTTGGTTCTATCCTTACCCTGGGAATAGGACCCATAGTGACTGCGTCCATTGTACTGCAGCTTCTGGTTGGAGGGAAAATAATAAAACTTGACCTCTCCAAACATGAAGATAAGGCTGTCTTTCAGGGAACTCAAAAACTCCTTGCCATTATATTTACCTTATTTGAGGCACTGGTTCTGGTTTTAACCGGGGCTATAGCTCCCCAATCCCCGGATTTTGTTTGGATAATTATACTGCAAATGACCATTGGAGGGATACTGGTAATCTTTCTGGATGAAGTTATTTCCAAGTGGGGATTCGGAAGTGGTGTGGGACTTTTCATTGCTGCCGGGGTTGCCCAGCAAATAATTGTCGGTAGTTTCAATATACTGCCTTCACCTACTACTCCGGGAATACCTGCGGGTAATATACCTGCTTTCATATACTCCCTTACTACAGGACAACCAACTTTCGATTTACTGATACCGGTTATAGCAGTTATAGGTGTATTTCTGGTGGTGGTTTATGCTGAAAGTATGCGGGTTGAAATTCCACTTTCTTATGGAGGGGTAAAGGGTGCCCGGGGTAAATACCCCCTTCGATTTATTTACGCCAGCAATATGCCGGTAATTCTGGCCAGTGCACTTCTTTTAAATGTTCAGCTCTTTGCCAATATATTTCAGAGATTAGGATTCCCTATTCTGGGAGAAATTTCTCAGGGACAGGCTATAAGTGGACTGGCATATTACCTGACCCCTCCTTTTGGGCTGGATGTGATTTTCACTGATCCCTTAAGAGTGGCCTTTTACGGGATTGTATTTACCGGTATGTGTGTTCTATTTGCTGTCCTATGGGTTGAAATCAGTGGTATTGGCCCTAAAAAAGTTGCCAAACAACTTCATGGGATGGGAATGCAGATGCCTGGTTTCAGGAGTAGCAGAGGACAATTTGAAAAGATATTAAAGAAATATATACCTGCTATCACCGTGTTAGGTGGAGCTTTTGTGGGGCTTTTAGCATTTGGAGCTGACCTTACAGGGGCTTTAGGTGGAGGTACTGGGGTGCTGCTTACCGTGGGTATTGTATATCGATTGTATGAAGAAATAGCCCAGGAACAGCTCATGGACATGCATCCTATGTTAAGGAAGTTTTTAGGAGATTAA